In Zingiber officinale cultivar Zhangliang chromosome 8B, Zo_v1.1, whole genome shotgun sequence, a single genomic region encodes these proteins:
- the LOC122013939 gene encoding zinc finger CCCH domain-containing protein 17-like produces the protein MESCVLHRNKRVVLQKPPVAVPCVFWRAGRCNRRPCRFLHAEQPPSAPEKNTKRNLQTPLSSPATNAKRNPQTPLSSPATNAKRNLQTPLSSPATNAKRNLQTPLSSPATNAKRNLQPPFAPATKSMRNLEPPSAPVSNDKHDLAWRGENTASSVVSPHASSGANLSTVERPRPVESFADEIVADTAPANQQVTADDKNKIAADRDTVRNESNCSLLATLRGHQQAISAIALASATNRLLLGSKDGTISVWDSVTGQRVRVNIMGAEVGALLTEQHWSFMGVFDSFQAYNSHTKTQYIIEELGGQVHAIAASNGFVFAGIQDGSILAWQFNSEELITVQPMASLDGHLLPVMSLLVHEDKLYSGSMDHTIKVWDLTSLQCIQTINGHTSSVMSLLSWGPYILSCSLDNSIKIWATSEGSQQLELVYTHQENNGVISLCGISDANAKSVLICARSDRSVCLYDLPSFTQRGQIHFSEELKVVKSDPSGLFFTGDAAGELRVWSLSS, from the exons ATGGAATCGTGTGTTCTCCATCGCAACAAGAGGGTGGTTCTTCAGAAGCCGCCGGTGGCGGTCCCTTGCGTCTTCTGGCGCGCGGGTCGATGCAACCGTCGACCTTGTCGCTTCCTCCACGCCGAACAGCCCCCATCTGCTCCGGAGAAAAACACCAAGCGCAATCTGCAGACCCCGTTGTCATCTCCGGCAACAAACGCCAAGCGCAATCCGCAGACCCCGTTGTCATCTCCGGCAACAAACGCCAAGCGCAATCTGCAGACCCCGTTGTCATCTCCGGCAACAAACGCCAAGCGCAATCTGCAGACCCCGTTGTCATCTCCGGCAACAAACGCCAAGCGCAATCTGCAGCCCCCGTTTGCTCCGGCAACAAAGAGCATGCGCAACCTGGAGCCTCCCTCTGCTCCGGTGTCAAACGACAAGCACGATCTCGCATGGAGGGGAGAGAATACTGCTTCCTCCGTTGTTTCGCCGCATGCTTCCTCCGGAGCCAACCTCTCTACTGTTGAGAGACCGAGACCTGTTGAGTCATTCGCCGACGAGATAGTCGCCGACACTGCCCCAGCGAATCAGCAG GTCACCGCTGATGATAAGAATAAGATCGCCGCTGATAGGGACACGGTTCGTAACGAGAGCAATTGCTCTCTTCTGGCCACGCTCCGGGGGCATCAACAG GCCATATCTGCGATCGCATTAGCATCCGCTACAAACAGATTGCTCTTAGGAAGCAAAGATGGAACCATCAGCGTCTGGGATTCAGTCACCGGgcag CGTGTTCGTGTAAACATTATGGGTGCTGAAGTTGGAGCCCTCCTCACTGAGCAACATTGGAGCTTTATGGGCGTCTTCGATTCTTTCCAA GCCTACAATTCACATACCAAAACTCAGTATATAATTGAAGAGCTTGGAGGACAAGTTCATGCTATAGCTGCTTCGAATGGATTCGTTTTTGCTGGTAtccag GATGGATCCATTTTGGCTTGGCAATTCAATTCAGAAGAATTAATTACAGTACAGCCGATGGCATCTCTCGATGGGCATCTACTTCCAGTAATGTCACTGCTAGTGCATGAAGATAAACTCTATTCCGGTTCTATGGATCACACAATTAAg GTGTGGGATCTCACTTCGTTACAATGCATACAAACAATTAATGGTCATACATCATCAGTGATGTCGCTGCTTTCATGGGGACCGTATATCCTATCTTGCTCTCTTGATAACTCAATAAAA ATTTGGGCCACTTCCGAAGGAAGTCAACAGTTGGAACTAGTTTATACACATCAAGAAAATAAT GGCGTGATTTCTCTTTGCGGCATTAGCGATGCTAATGCTAAGTCAGTATTGATATGTGCACGCAGTGATCGTTCCGTTTGTCTCTATGATTTGCCATC ATTCACGCAGAGGGGCCAAATTCACTTTAGTGAGGAGTTGAAGGTGGTCAAAAGTGACCCTAGTGGTTTATTCTTTACCGGCGATGCCGCTGGAGAGCTTAGAGTTTGGAGCTTGTCCAGCTGA